Proteins from a genomic interval of Streptomyces sp. NBC_01445:
- a CDS encoding aldo/keto reductase yields MVRSEAESIRTIHSALDRGMNFLDTADMYGAGLSEEIVGHALAGGHRDCVTLATKCGLIRTPDGRSCDAQIPRREKDRRVGLYLDPDRQEVHGPRAGAVCGGLTTAAGCIVGSQRTSSFSDAWGARPARHPGLLPLIGGAVRS; encoded by the coding sequence GTGGTCAGGTCTGAGGCCGAGTCGATCCGCACCATCCACAGCGCGCTGGACCGGGGCATGAACTTCCTCGACACCGCCGACATGTACGGCGCGGGCCTGAGCGAGGAGATCGTCGGCCACGCCCTGGCCGGCGGGCACCGCGACTGCGTCACGCTCGCCACCAAGTGCGGCCTGATCCGCACCCCCGACGGCAGGTCTTGCGATGCGCAGATCCCGCGACGGGAGAAAGACAGACGAGTCGGGCTGTACCTGGATCCCGACCGACAAGAAGTACATGGCCCACGAGCAGGTGCCGTGTGCGGAGGGCTAACAACTGCTGCGGGATGCATAGTCGGATCTCAACGAACGTCTTCTTTCTCTGACGCTTGGGGTGCTCGTCCCGCCAGACATCCAGGGCTTTTGCCTCTCATAGGAGGGGCCGTCCGATCATAG
- the tnpB gene encoding IS607 family element RNA-guided endonuclease TnpB, with translation MKKFQPQPGFVVQAFRFALDPNATQESALRSHCGAARVAYNWAVGWVTASWWQRKAEASYSVAEEELTPWRPWSLPALRKEFNQVKRTDPRYADWWHENSKEAYSTGLANAAAAFDNYTKSKNGRRKGARMGTPRFKSKRKARLACRFTTGSIRVADDRHVTLPVLGTIRTHESTVKLLARVQAGMARILSATVRHERGRWFVSFQMEVKREITRVARPGVAVGIDLGVKVLAVMADSAGQIGYVDNPTHYEGEQKRLRRLSRRVSRRQGPAVHDPATGKTIRREPSKRWVKANAERNRVHHRVANLREDALHKLTTAVRAEYGTVVVEDLNVAGMLRNRRLARKIADAGFGEIRRQLTYKGRRNACPTVVASRWYPSSKTCSSCTTVKAKLPLHVRVFSCDACGLVIDRDENAARNLADLASAGTTGTGVAGDRGTPSVPKPRGAVQKTRVSRAGRKADPVRAGGAKPPHRRKEPRDLQQDTTAQLGLW, from the coding sequence GTGAAGAAGTTCCAGCCGCAGCCGGGCTTTGTGGTGCAGGCGTTCCGTTTCGCCCTGGACCCGAATGCGACTCAGGAATCCGCGCTGCGGTCGCACTGCGGGGCTGCTCGGGTCGCGTACAACTGGGCGGTCGGCTGGGTGACGGCCTCGTGGTGGCAGCGGAAGGCGGAAGCCTCGTACTCGGTCGCCGAGGAGGAGCTGACGCCGTGGCGGCCGTGGTCGCTGCCCGCGCTGCGTAAGGAGTTCAACCAGGTCAAGCGCACCGATCCGCGCTATGCCGACTGGTGGCACGAGAACTCCAAGGAGGCGTACAGCACCGGCCTGGCCAACGCGGCTGCCGCGTTCGACAACTACACGAAGTCGAAGAACGGCCGCCGCAAGGGCGCCCGCATGGGTACGCCACGTTTCAAGTCCAAGCGCAAGGCCCGTCTTGCGTGCCGGTTCACCACCGGTAGCATCCGCGTGGCCGACGACCGTCACGTGACGCTGCCGGTGCTGGGAACCATCCGCACTCATGAGTCCACCGTCAAGCTTCTGGCCCGCGTGCAGGCCGGTATGGCACGCATCCTGTCCGCGACGGTGCGGCATGAGCGGGGCCGCTGGTTCGTGTCCTTCCAGATGGAGGTCAAGCGGGAGATCACCCGCGTGGCCCGTCCTGGTGTCGCCGTCGGTATCGACCTCGGGGTGAAGGTGCTCGCGGTGATGGCCGACAGTGCCGGGCAGATCGGTTACGTCGACAACCCCACGCACTACGAGGGCGAACAAAAGCGGCTGCGGCGTCTGTCCCGTCGTGTGTCGCGCCGCCAGGGGCCGGCCGTGCACGACCCCGCGACCGGCAAGACCATCCGCCGGGAACCGTCGAAACGATGGGTCAAGGCGAACGCCGAACGCAACCGCGTGCACCACCGCGTGGCGAACCTCCGCGAAGACGCCCTGCACAAGCTCACCACCGCCGTGCGTGCCGAGTACGGCACCGTCGTGGTCGAAGACCTCAACGTCGCCGGGATGCTCCGCAACCGCCGTCTGGCACGGAAGATCGCCGATGCCGGATTCGGAGAGATCCGCCGTCAGCTCACCTACAAAGGCCGGCGCAACGCCTGCCCCACGGTCGTCGCCTCGCGCTGGTACCCGTCCTCGAAAACCTGCTCGTCGTGCACGACAGTGAAAGCCAAACTGCCCCTGCACGTGCGAGTGTTCTCCTGCGACGCGTGCGGCCTGGTCATCGACCGGGACGAGAACGCCGCCCGCAACCTCGCCGACCTCGCATCGGCCGGCACAACCGGTACCGGAGTGGCCGGAGACCGGGGCACGCCCAGCGTGCCGAAACCGCGTGGAGCCGTCCAGAAGACCCGCGTCAGCCGGGCCGGCCGCAAAGCTGACCCGGTGCGGGCAGGTGGCGCAAAACCGCCCCACAGGCGGAAGGAACCGCGAGACCTTCAACAGGACACCACCGCCCAGCTCGGGCTGTGGTGA
- a CDS encoding SpoIIE family protein phosphatase, giving the protein MAPDDELLKIDAAGVVVAWSQEATSLFGHGASEALGRPVIELLPGPWAPAGADPDSRSSSPGAVPGLVMRPVTLSDNGLGWVFNLLRSEEVGDAREHALLKALFTQSPIGMQVLDPDLRVLRVNTAASGMAGFDHTRTLGRRLIDVFRLSDPEESLAMVRHVLATGEPALDRLVRVRPPNDPDHEHVFSVSVFRLQDTDGQVLGLSAAEVDVTVRERALARARVLNDVRNHVGTSLALDATCTELVDVLVPAFADAAVVDLLDPVVRGDDPPSAPVGPDVPLRRMSVASADRQQSSTGAGTAPFRFPAAWLQSLTDLRPQLIMYHPDDAPATDPRSSRSTRAPASHSAIVTPLTLRDRVYGTLSLYRAPDRDLFVDEDLDLALEVASRTSLHIDNARRYTREHTVALALQRRLLPQRPEPLAAVESAQFHQSVDVGGGWFDLFPLSGARTALTVGRVSGTGIQAAMAMGQLRTAIHTLGALDLEPDELLARLDDTVVRLADERTDLSPGDPLRSQDLTADCLYGVYDPLSKSCVIALAGGPQPVIAYPDGTTETADIPVAPPLGCGEKAPFASTRLDLPEGSVVALCTDAFLSVGEAGRKAGQDRLRQILADSGRPLGDLRDEAVRTVPAPSPGTDAVLLLVRTHTLDPSLVATWELQADPAAVATLRARTRRQLAEWNLDELSLTTELIVSELATNAVRYGAPPITLRLIKGRTLTVEVSDSSPVSPHLRHAQTSDEGGRGLFICAELAQSWGVRFSDGSKTIWTEQELPQPA; this is encoded by the coding sequence ATGGCACCGGACGACGAGCTGCTCAAGATCGACGCAGCGGGTGTCGTGGTGGCGTGGAGCCAGGAGGCAACGTCCCTTTTCGGCCACGGAGCATCCGAAGCGCTCGGCCGTCCCGTCATAGAGCTGCTGCCCGGACCGTGGGCTCCGGCCGGCGCCGACCCCGACAGTCGTTCCAGCAGTCCAGGGGCGGTCCCGGGCCTCGTGATGCGGCCCGTGACGCTGAGCGACAATGGCTTGGGCTGGGTCTTCAACCTGCTCCGGTCGGAGGAGGTCGGGGATGCGCGCGAGCACGCTCTCCTGAAGGCGCTGTTCACGCAATCGCCTATCGGCATGCAGGTGCTGGATCCCGATCTGCGAGTCCTGCGAGTGAACACGGCAGCGTCAGGGATGGCCGGTTTCGACCACACACGAACGCTCGGTCGCCGACTCATTGACGTGTTCCGGCTGTCCGACCCCGAAGAGTCTCTGGCAATGGTGCGCCACGTGCTTGCCACCGGTGAACCTGCACTGGACAGGCTCGTGCGCGTCCGCCCGCCCAACGACCCGGACCACGAGCATGTGTTCTCCGTCTCCGTGTTCCGGCTCCAGGACACCGACGGCCAAGTCCTGGGCCTCTCCGCGGCAGAGGTGGACGTCACCGTGCGCGAGCGCGCCCTCGCCCGCGCACGGGTCCTCAACGATGTACGGAATCACGTGGGAACTTCGCTCGCGCTGGACGCCACCTGCACCGAACTCGTCGACGTGCTCGTACCTGCCTTCGCCGACGCCGCGGTGGTGGACCTGCTGGACCCGGTCGTCCGGGGCGACGACCCCCCGTCGGCGCCGGTGGGACCCGACGTGCCCCTGCGACGGATGTCCGTCGCGTCGGCGGACCGTCAACAGAGCTCGACGGGGGCCGGTACAGCCCCGTTCCGCTTTCCGGCAGCGTGGCTCCAGTCCCTGACCGACCTGCGGCCCCAACTCATCATGTACCACCCTGACGACGCCCCCGCCACCGATCCGCGGAGCTCGAGGTCCACGCGCGCACCAGCCTCGCATTCCGCCATCGTCACCCCGCTCACCCTCCGGGACCGCGTATACGGAACGCTGAGCCTCTACCGTGCCCCTGACCGCGACCTGTTCGTGGACGAGGACCTCGACCTCGCACTGGAGGTCGCCTCCCGTACCTCACTGCATATCGACAATGCACGCCGCTACACCCGAGAACACACCGTCGCCCTGGCCCTGCAGCGCCGTCTCCTTCCCCAGCGCCCAGAGCCGCTGGCAGCCGTGGAGAGCGCCCAGTTCCACCAGTCGGTCGATGTCGGCGGCGGCTGGTTCGACCTCTTCCCGCTCTCCGGCGCGCGCACCGCCCTCACCGTCGGCCGCGTCTCCGGTACCGGCATCCAAGCTGCCATGGCGATGGGCCAGTTGCGCACCGCCATCCACACCCTGGGCGCGCTCGACCTGGAACCCGACGAACTCCTCGCCCGCCTCGACGACACGGTGGTCCGACTCGCCGACGAACGCACCGACCTGTCCCCCGGCGACCCCCTGCGGAGCCAAGATCTGACCGCCGACTGCCTCTACGGGGTCTACGACCCGTTGAGCAAGAGCTGCGTCATCGCCCTCGCCGGAGGCCCACAACCCGTCATCGCATATCCCGACGGAACAACCGAGACAGCCGACATTCCCGTCGCTCCCCCACTGGGTTGCGGCGAGAAAGCACCGTTTGCCAGTACCCGTCTCGACCTCCCCGAGGGGAGCGTCGTCGCGCTGTGCACCGACGCGTTTCTGTCCGTGGGCGAGGCCGGGAGGAAGGCCGGCCAGGACCGTCTGCGCCAGATCCTCGCCGACAGCGGACGGCCGCTGGGCGACCTGCGCGACGAAGCGGTACGCACCGTGCCGGCTCCCTCCCCCGGCACCGACGCCGTATTGCTCCTCGTGCGGACGCACACACTCGATCCCAGCCTCGTCGCCACCTGGGAGCTGCAGGCCGACCCTGCGGCCGTCGCCACCCTCCGAGCTCGCACCCGGCGTCAGCTGGCCGAATGGAACCTCGACGAGCTCTCACTCACCACAGAACTGATCGTCAGCGAACTGGCCACCAACGCCGTCCGTTACGGCGCCCCGCCCATCACGCTCCGCCTGATCAAGGGCCGTACGCTCACCGTCGAGGTCAGCGACTCCAGCCCCGTCTCACCGCATCTGCGCCATGCGCAGACCAGTGACGAAGGCGGCCGCGGCCTGTTCATCTGTGCGGAACTCGCACAGAGCTGGGGCGTCCGCTTCAGCGACGGCAGCAAGACCATCTGGACCGAGCAAGAACTCCCCCAGCCGGCATAG